A genomic window from Glaciihabitans sp. INWT7 includes:
- a CDS encoding SDR family oxidoreductase yields the protein MTNPLAPGSLDGLRALVTGSSRGIGADTVSFFAEAGASVVINYRNKEARANKLVDKIVAAGGSAVAIGADLTDPASVAAMFDTIESELGGLDILVMNASGGMESGMAEDYALQLNRDAQVYLLNAAIPLLAPGSRVVFVTSHQAHFIHSTATMPEYLPVALSKRAGEDALLEMIPILDAAGIGFVVVSGDMIEGTITATLLERANPGAISSRKDSAGRLYNVSEFAAEIAAAAVEPIPADHTRLVGDVSDFGTA from the coding sequence ATGACAAACCCCCTCGCCCCCGGTTCGCTCGACGGGCTCCGTGCCCTCGTCACCGGCTCCTCCCGCGGCATCGGCGCGGACACGGTGAGCTTCTTCGCCGAAGCCGGCGCGAGCGTCGTGATCAACTACCGCAACAAGGAGGCGCGCGCGAACAAGCTCGTCGACAAGATCGTCGCAGCCGGCGGATCCGCGGTCGCCATCGGCGCGGATCTCACCGATCCCGCCTCGGTCGCCGCCATGTTCGACACAATCGAGAGCGAGCTGGGCGGACTCGACATCCTCGTGATGAATGCCTCCGGGGGCATGGAGTCCGGCATGGCGGAGGACTACGCCCTTCAGCTCAATCGCGACGCCCAGGTGTACCTGCTGAACGCGGCCATCCCGCTGCTGGCCCCGGGCTCCCGCGTCGTCTTCGTGACGAGTCATCAGGCACATTTCATCCACTCGACAGCCACGATGCCGGAATACCTCCCGGTGGCGCTCAGCAAGCGCGCGGGTGAGGATGCGCTCCTTGAGATGATCCCGATCCTGGATGCGGCGGGCATCGGGTTCGTCGTCGTGTCCGGCGACATGATCGAGGGCACCATCACGGCGACGCTTCTCGAGCGGGCGAATCCGGGCGCGATCAGTTCGCGAAAGGACTCCGCCGGCCGACTGTACAACGTGAGCGAGTTCGCCGCGGAGATCGCCGCCGCCGCGGTCGAGCCGATCCCCGCCGACCACACCAGGCTCGTCGGCGACGTGAGCGACTTCGGCACCGCCTGA
- a CDS encoding RNA polymerase-binding protein RbpA, whose amino-acid sequence MADRSLRGMRLGSQSLQSEEGVTFSPRKKSTYQAADGSTFEVTFSSDAEIPTVWESPKSGQEGRLLGEDGVQVEPEPSDAKIPRTHWDMLLERRTRAELEELLQERLDFLRARKGQHKIGA is encoded by the coding sequence ATGGCGGATCGCAGTTTGCGCGGAATGAGACTCGGATCCCAGAGTCTCCAGAGTGAAGAAGGCGTGACCTTCTCCCCGCGGAAGAAGAGTACGTACCAAGCCGCCGACGGCTCCACCTTCGAGGTGACCTTCTCGTCTGACGCGGAGATCCCCACGGTGTGGGAGTCCCCGAAGAGCGGCCAGGAAGGTCGACTTCTCGGCGAGGACGGCGTTCAGGTGGAACCCGAACCGTCCGACGCCAAGATCCCCCGCACCCACTGGGACATGCTTCTCGAGCGCCGCACGCGTGCGGAACTCGAAGAACTGCTCCAGGAGCGTCTCGACTTCCTTCGGGCTCGTAAGGGGCAGCACAAGATCGGCGCCTAG
- a CDS encoding NfeD family protein, whose protein sequence is MIVDFVTMYAWIFWVGLLLLFVIVEVLTVDFTFLMLAGGCVGGLVADLLGAPFWAQILIAGILALLLLFVARPALKRTLGRTSDQTPTNVAALLGTGGMVTTPFVDGQGHVKLANGETWTARLSQATTDRPVDAGERIVVTAIEGATAIVVPAEGTAL, encoded by the coding sequence ATGATCGTCGATTTTGTCACGATGTACGCCTGGATCTTCTGGGTCGGCCTGCTGCTGCTCTTTGTCATCGTCGAGGTGCTCACCGTCGATTTCACCTTTCTCATGCTCGCCGGCGGGTGCGTTGGCGGTCTGGTGGCCGATCTTCTCGGTGCGCCATTCTGGGCGCAGATCCTCATCGCCGGGATCCTGGCGCTCCTTCTGCTGTTCGTCGCCCGGCCCGCGCTGAAACGAACGCTCGGCCGCACCTCCGACCAGACTCCGACGAACGTGGCTGCGCTGCTCGGTACCGGCGGCATGGTCACCACTCCGTTCGTGGACGGACAGGGCCACGTGAAGCTCGCGAACGGCGAGACCTGGACGGCCCGGCTCTCGCAGGCCACCACCGATCGACCGGTTGATGCCGGTGAACGCATCGTCGTGACGGCGATCGAAGGGGCGACCGCGATAGTGGTCCCCGCAGAAGGGACAGCACTGTGA
- a CDS encoding SPFH domain-containing protein: MTSDLFGQIILVIVIIIVAIFVLTILFRAVKIIPQARAGVVERLGKYHKTLMPGLNILVPFIDRVRPLIDMREQVVSFPPQPVITEDNLVVSIDTVVYFQVTDARAATYEIANYLGAVEQLTTTTLRNVVGSLNLEEALTSRDNINGQLRIVLDEATGKWGVRVGRVELKAIDPPLSIQDSMEKQMRAERDRRAQILTAEGTKQAAILQAEGSRQAAILEAEGWAKAQVLRAEGEGQAITTVFGAIHAGDPDSKLLAYQYLQMLPKIAEGDSNKLWIIPSELTEAIKSITAGFGSSLAGMAPGQPAPVPPAAPVASAVPSTPPVSPTAPAAPASPAP; the protein is encoded by the coding sequence GTGACCTCCGACCTGTTCGGCCAGATCATCCTCGTGATTGTGATCATCATCGTCGCGATCTTCGTCTTGACCATCCTCTTCCGGGCGGTGAAGATCATCCCCCAGGCCCGCGCCGGGGTCGTCGAGCGCCTCGGCAAGTACCACAAGACGCTGATGCCCGGGCTCAACATCCTCGTGCCGTTCATCGACCGGGTGCGGCCGCTCATCGATATGCGCGAGCAGGTCGTCTCGTTCCCGCCGCAGCCCGTCATCACCGAGGACAACCTGGTGGTGTCGATCGACACCGTCGTCTACTTCCAGGTGACGGATGCGCGTGCCGCGACCTATGAGATCGCCAACTACCTCGGGGCCGTCGAGCAGCTGACCACCACCACCCTTCGTAACGTCGTCGGTAGCCTCAATCTTGAGGAAGCTCTCACCAGTCGCGACAACATCAACGGGCAGCTGCGCATCGTGCTCGACGAGGCCACCGGCAAGTGGGGGGTGCGCGTCGGCCGCGTCGAGCTCAAGGCGATCGACCCGCCGCTCTCCATCCAGGACTCGATGGAGAAGCAGATGCGTGCCGAGCGAGACCGCCGGGCGCAGATCCTGACCGCAGAGGGCACGAAGCAGGCAGCCATCCTGCAGGCCGAGGGATCCCGACAGGCCGCGATCCTCGAAGCGGAGGGCTGGGCGAAGGCCCAGGTGCTGCGAGCCGAGGGTGAAGGGCAGGCCATCACCACGGTGTTCGGCGCCATTCACGCCGGTGATCCGGACTCCAAGCTGCTGGCCTACCAGTACCTGCAGATGCTTCCAAAGATCGCCGAGGGCGACTCCAACAAGCTCTGGATCATCCCCTCGGAGCTCACCGAGGCGATCAAGAGCATCACGGCCGGCTTCGGTTCGAGTCTTGCGGGCATGGCACCGGGCCAGCCGGCACCGGTACCTCCGGCAGCGCCGGTGGCCTCGGCGGTGCCGAGCACTCCGCCCGTTTCCCCTACAGCGCCTGCCGCCCCGGCATCGCCGGCGCCCTGA
- a CDS encoding glycerophosphodiester phosphodiesterase family protein produces MADLRAIEPGEGFFAGPLPRILAHRGLATDAPENTLLAFLSALSSGVTHLETDVHSSADGIAVISHDADLARTAGITGRVDELDFAELQKVDLGRGQTYPSLEETLLAFPEARFNIDLKSDAVVGPAVAAILSAAATDRVLVTSFDNARRLRAVRALPGVATSASAAPFAGALFAVKLGLVPLARRLLRDVQAVQVPERLRGVQVITARTVRLLKRAGVEVQVWTVNEPADMRRLLDLGVDGLITDRADLALLLRNERSGPA; encoded by the coding sequence GTGGCCGATCTGAGGGCGATCGAGCCCGGCGAGGGTTTCTTCGCCGGGCCACTCCCCCGCATCCTCGCCCATCGCGGCCTTGCGACGGATGCCCCGGAAAATACCCTGCTCGCCTTCCTCTCCGCGCTCTCCAGCGGTGTCACCCACCTCGAGACCGACGTTCACTCGTCGGCGGACGGCATCGCGGTGATCAGCCACGACGCGGATCTCGCTCGCACGGCGGGAATCACGGGGCGCGTCGACGAACTCGACTTCGCCGAGCTGCAGAAGGTGGACCTGGGGCGTGGCCAGACCTACCCGAGCCTGGAAGAGACGCTTCTGGCCTTTCCCGAGGCGCGATTCAACATCGACCTCAAGTCCGATGCGGTCGTCGGCCCGGCGGTGGCAGCGATTCTTTCGGCCGCCGCCACGGACCGGGTGCTCGTGACGTCATTCGACAATGCGCGGCGGTTGCGCGCGGTTCGGGCATTGCCAGGGGTCGCGACCTCGGCATCGGCGGCGCCCTTCGCCGGTGCACTGTTCGCGGTCAAGCTCGGCCTCGTGCCGCTGGCCCGCCGGCTGCTTCGCGACGTGCAGGCCGTGCAGGTGCCCGAGCGTCTCCGTGGCGTCCAGGTGATCACCGCCCGCACCGTACGCCTCCTGAAGCGCGCGGGCGTCGAGGTGCAGGTGTGGACGGTGAACGAGCCAGCGGACATGCGTCGACTGCTCGATCTCGGCGTGGACGGCCTGATCACCGACCGGGCGGATCTCGCGCTTCTCCTTCGAAACGAACGCTCCGGTCCCGCCTGA
- the lnt gene encoding apolipoprotein N-acyltransferase, whose product MRSSLPPRRGTVPGWLSRPLPLTAALLVAALSGFINAAAFPALGWWPLIFIGTALMFWSLVGRRVRSALLVGFVGGFAFFGNHIIWLTVYLGPVPWLALAGLEAVFFALGCVLMALAWRYVPRVWSGPGARLIGLPAVLAGLWVLREAITSVWPYGGFSWGRLAFSQSDSTFAPLVAWLGISGVSFVIAFLSAVLLQAVRTGQVRWSTRGMIAATAFLVAALFPAWPVLSSGSIRVAAVQGNSNSGLFAQIQPGDSLDDHLQATVPILGKKVDVIVWPENASDIDPLRNEQAAQTLDFVSKEMNAPLVTGTVTENSKGQTFNSLLLWENGKGSVAQYDKIHPVPFAEYLPNRSFWYPLAPSLFDLVPRDYTFGTRSNVFDINGAMAGLAICFDIVDDGLIHRMVDGGAEFIIAPTNNADFGHSDESVQQVAIARLRAIETGRSVVNDSTVGVSAMFAPDGREIATLPTFTRGALVQTVPLSTTVTPAMFAGRQIEWIVAGFGLASLLVGLLLAPRRPRAQSPRGRRG is encoded by the coding sequence GTGCGTTCGAGCCTCCCACCCCGCCGCGGGACTGTTCCCGGATGGCTCTCGCGCCCCCTTCCCCTCACCGCCGCGCTCCTGGTCGCGGCGCTGTCCGGCTTCATCAACGCGGCGGCCTTCCCCGCGCTCGGCTGGTGGCCGCTCATCTTCATCGGCACAGCCCTGATGTTCTGGTCGCTCGTCGGTCGCCGGGTGCGCTCGGCGCTGTTGGTGGGGTTCGTGGGCGGGTTCGCATTCTTCGGCAATCACATCATCTGGCTCACCGTCTATCTGGGACCGGTGCCGTGGCTCGCCCTCGCCGGACTCGAGGCGGTCTTCTTCGCCCTCGGGTGCGTGCTCATGGCCCTGGCCTGGCGATACGTGCCCCGGGTGTGGTCCGGGCCCGGCGCGCGGCTGATCGGCCTCCCCGCGGTACTGGCCGGCCTCTGGGTGCTGAGGGAGGCGATCACCAGCGTCTGGCCCTACGGCGGCTTCTCCTGGGGCCGGCTCGCGTTCTCCCAGTCCGACAGCACTTTCGCCCCGCTCGTGGCGTGGCTCGGGATCTCGGGCGTGAGCTTCGTCATCGCCTTCCTCTCCGCGGTGCTGCTCCAGGCCGTGCGGACAGGTCAGGTGCGCTGGAGCACCAGGGGGATGATCGCGGCCACCGCCTTCCTCGTCGCTGCACTGTTCCCGGCGTGGCCCGTGCTCTCTTCGGGCAGCATCCGCGTCGCCGCAGTCCAGGGCAACTCCAACTCCGGCCTCTTTGCGCAGATCCAACCGGGTGACAGCCTGGACGATCACCTGCAGGCCACAGTGCCCATCCTCGGCAAGAAGGTGGATGTGATCGTCTGGCCGGAGAACGCCTCAGACATCGACCCCCTCAGGAACGAGCAGGCGGCGCAGACCCTCGACTTCGTCTCGAAAGAGATGAACGCTCCGCTCGTGACCGGCACCGTCACGGAGAACTCGAAGGGTCAGACCTTCAACAGTCTGCTGCTCTGGGAGAACGGCAAGGGTTCGGTCGCCCAGTACGACAAGATCCATCCCGTGCCCTTCGCCGAATACCTGCCGAACCGCTCGTTCTGGTACCCGCTAGCCCCGAGCCTCTTCGACCTTGTGCCGCGGGATTACACCTTCGGCACCAGGTCGAATGTCTTCGACATCAACGGGGCGATGGCGGGGCTGGCCATCTGTTTCGACATCGTGGACGACGGCCTCATCCATCGGATGGTGGACGGGGGAGCGGAGTTCATCATCGCCCCGACCAACAACGCCGACTTCGGACACTCGGACGAGAGCGTGCAACAGGTGGCGATCGCCCGGTTGCGTGCCATCGAGACCGGACGCAGCGTCGTCAACGACTCCACGGTGGGAGTGAGCGCGATGTTCGCGCCCGATGGTCGCGAGATCGCGACCCTACCGACCTTCACGCGCGGGGCCCTGGTGCAGACCGTACCGCTCAGCACGACGGTCACCCCGGCCATGTTCGCCGGGCGCCAGATCGAGTGGATCGTCGCCGGGTTCGGACTCGCCAGCCTCCTAGTCGGACTGCTACTCGCACCCCGGCGACCACGTGCTCAGAGCCCAAGGGGGCGGCGTGGCTGA
- a CDS encoding polyprenol monophosphomannose synthase, translating into MAETLIILPTYNEIESLETVLGRIRQAVPQADVLVVDDSSPDGTGRLADRLAAVDPGISVLHRAAKQGLGQAYLAGFARALEHGYRFVVEMDADGSHDPSALPAMIDLAAGGADLVIGSRWVHGGSVRNWPWIRQVISRAGNAYSRAVLRSGVHDITAGFRVYRADALRSLELSSVSSQGYCFQVELAWRLEREGRRVVEHPIVFIERAAGRSKMHFGIVVEALLRVTLWGVFGPGSPQPEQRQAEK; encoded by the coding sequence GTGGCTGAGACTCTGATCATCCTGCCGACCTACAACGAGATCGAGAGCCTGGAGACCGTGCTCGGGCGCATCCGCCAGGCGGTGCCCCAGGCCGACGTGCTGGTCGTGGACGACTCGAGTCCGGATGGCACGGGACGGCTGGCCGACCGACTCGCGGCCGTCGACCCCGGGATCTCTGTGCTGCATCGCGCTGCGAAGCAGGGCCTCGGCCAGGCCTACCTCGCCGGCTTCGCGCGTGCCCTCGAGCACGGCTACCGGTTCGTCGTGGAGATGGATGCGGACGGATCCCACGATCCCTCCGCGCTTCCGGCCATGATCGACCTGGCGGCCGGAGGCGCGGATCTGGTGATCGGGTCCCGCTGGGTGCACGGGGGTTCTGTGCGCAACTGGCCCTGGATCCGCCAGGTCATCTCGCGCGCGGGCAACGCGTACTCGCGCGCGGTGCTCCGCTCGGGCGTCCACGACATCACCGCGGGCTTCCGCGTCTATCGCGCCGATGCCCTTCGGTCCCTCGAGCTGTCTTCGGTGTCGTCGCAGGGGTATTGCTTCCAGGTGGAGCTGGCCTGGCGACTGGAGCGGGAGGGGCGGCGCGTGGTCGAGCATCCCATCGTCTTCATCGAACGGGCGGCCGGCCGATCCAAGATGCACTTCGGTATCGTCGTCGAAGCACTGCTGCGGGTCACGCTCTGGGGCGTCTTCGGGCCCGGTTCGCCACAGCCTGAGCAGCGGCAGGCAGAAAAATAG